A single Salmo salar chromosome ssa19, Ssal_v3.1, whole genome shotgun sequence DNA region contains:
- the dnjc5 gene encoding dnaJ homolog subfamily C member 5 isoform X1 gives MSEQRQRSLSTSGEALYLVLGLDKTCTQDDIKKSYRKHALKYHPDKNPENPNATDKFKELNNAHSVLSDASKRNIYDSYGSLGLYVAQQFGEENVNAYFMLSSWWAKGLFAVCGVLTGCYFCCCLCCCFNCCCGKCKPKTPGEEDPDSYVSPEDLEEQIRTDMETDADDVPIIQQPTNASERTGLIGDGRRAYT, from the exons ATGTCAGAGCAAAGGCAACGTTCCCTGTCCACCTCAGGAGAGGCCCTCTATCTGGTCCTGGGCCTCGACAAGACCTGTACACAGGATGACATCAAGAAgtcctacag AAAACATGCTTTGAAATATCATCCAGACAAGAACCCAGAGAACCCGAACGCCACAGATAAATTCAAGGAGCTCAACAATGCCCACTCCGTGCTGTCAGATGCCTCCAAGAGGAACATCTACGACAGCTATGGCTCCCTCGGTCTGTACGTGGCACAGCAGTTTGGAGAGGAGAACGTCAATGCTTATTTCATGCTCTCCAGTTGGTGGGcaaag GGTCTGTTTGCCGTCTGCGGGGTGCTAACAGGCTGCTACTTCTGCTGCTGCCTGTGCTGCTGTTTCAACTGCTGCTGTGGGAAGTGTAAACCCAAAACTCCTGGAGAGGAGGACCCCGACAGCTACGTGTCCCCTGAAGACCTCGAGGAGCAGATCCGCACAGACATGGAGACAG ATGCTGACGACGTCCCCATAATACAGCAGCCAACCAATGCAAGCGAGAGGACCGGGTTGATTGGTGACGGACGACGGGCCTATACCTAA